The following proteins are encoded in a genomic region of Protaetiibacter sp. SSC-01:
- a CDS encoding FGGY family carbohydrate kinase, giving the protein MGSTHVKAVVAALGAGCATELAVAARSIRGLDAADLVDAALAAAGEALELSPGPVATIGIASMAETGALVDRDGRPRGPLLRWDRRGDAEARLRLAAGIDPIELHTRTGAPLVPKLPLLTWAALVREGVPTGTRWAFAADLVGAALTGRVATDHTLAGRSGGYPLPAPGAPLPSDWDAALLSVAAVPRVLLGEVLAPAEALGVADRGPVALRGAVVRIAGHDHAVAARGAGAVASGTVVHSLGTTEAVLALAARDAPVDRRLAGAHGVSVVRGVDGEREGVLAGSPAVGSLVADWRERATAAGADADALLAELPRHPGPAVALPYPAGRQCPDPDPGARYVLVGAEPGDAAAELTGIVRGLAAHGALMRDAVAALTHTPDDARIVATGAPVRRNPRLAGLMAHLAGRELPVVDLDAPVATAAAALAAEREGVAPRAEPPYLIVPPCDDAIPELRDRFARLLELSAPASVGAEPTVTEGAS; this is encoded by the coding sequence GTGGGGAGCACGCACGTCAAGGCCGTCGTCGCCGCGCTCGGCGCCGGATGCGCCACCGAGCTCGCCGTGGCCGCGCGCAGCATCCGGGGCCTCGACGCCGCCGATCTCGTGGATGCCGCCCTCGCCGCTGCGGGCGAGGCGCTCGAGCTCTCGCCCGGCCCGGTCGCGACGATCGGCATCGCCTCGATGGCCGAGACCGGCGCCCTCGTCGACCGCGACGGGCGACCGCGCGGCCCGCTCCTGCGCTGGGACCGGAGGGGCGACGCGGAGGCTCGCCTGCGCCTCGCGGCAGGGATCGATCCCATCGAGCTCCACACCCGCACGGGCGCACCGCTCGTGCCGAAGCTGCCGCTGCTGACGTGGGCCGCGCTCGTGCGCGAGGGTGTGCCGACGGGAACGCGCTGGGCCTTCGCCGCCGACCTCGTCGGCGCCGCCCTCACGGGCCGCGTCGCGACCGACCACACGCTCGCGGGCCGCAGCGGCGGCTACCCGCTGCCCGCGCCCGGGGCGCCGCTGCCCTCCGACTGGGACGCCGCGCTGCTCAGCGTCGCGGCCGTCCCCCGCGTGCTCCTCGGCGAGGTGCTCGCGCCCGCCGAGGCGCTCGGCGTCGCCGACCGCGGCCCCGTCGCGCTGCGCGGCGCCGTCGTGCGCATCGCCGGGCACGACCACGCAGTCGCGGCACGTGGCGCGGGCGCCGTGGCCTCCGGCACGGTCGTGCACTCGCTCGGCACGACGGAGGCCGTGCTCGCCCTCGCGGCCCGCGACGCGCCCGTCGACCGTCGGCTCGCGGGGGCCCACGGCGTGAGCGTCGTGCGCGGCGTCGACGGTGAGCGCGAGGGCGTGCTCGCCGGAAGCCCCGCCGTGGGCTCGCTCGTCGCCGACTGGCGCGAACGCGCGACCGCGGCAGGAGCGGATGCCGACGCGCTGCTCGCCGAGCTGCCGCGGCATCCGGGGCCCGCCGTCGCGCTGCCCTACCCCGCCGGACGCCAGTGCCCCGACCCCGACCCCGGCGCCCGCTACGTGCTCGTGGGTGCCGAGCCGGGCGACGCTGCCGCAGAGCTCACCGGGATCGTGCGCGGCCTCGCGGCCCACGGAGCGCTCATGCGCGACGCCGTCGCGGCGCTCACGCACACCCCGGACGACGCCCGCATCGTCGCGACGGGCGCACCCGTGCGCCGCAACCCGCGGCTCGCGGGCCTCATGGCTCACCTCGCCGGACGCGAGCTGCCCGTCGTCGACCTCGACGCGCCCGTCGCGACGGCCGCGGCCGCGCTCGCCGCCGAGCGCGAGGGCGTCGCCCCGCGCGCCGAGCCCCCGTACCTCATCGTCCCCCCGTGCGACGACGCGATCCCCGAGCTGCGGGATCGCTTCGCGCGCCTCCTCGAGCTCAGCGCACCGGCATCCGTCGGGGCCGAGCCGACCGTCACCGAAGGAGCATCGTGA
- the otnK gene encoding 3-oxo-tetronate kinase, translated as MTDRWGVIADDVTGACDVAAELRELGLDVAVVLGVPQPADIPRGVDAVVVGLGARTAPRERAVAESLAAAAALREAGAGRWYQKYCSTFDSTDEGMIGPVAEALVDAGGHRASVGTPATPHADRTVYRGHLFVGDRLLSESPLAHHPLTPMTDPDLVRVLSRQTTRPVALLDRRALGEGADAVAGRLAHASGHVIADALDDADLDVLADAIETAGDRVLPGGGAGLITALARRIRPSGDGAVEREHPEAGGDLVIAGSASARTREQLAAAGGPTVEIGALDADARPDDVVATALDGIRADLAAGRVPVVSAGHDEVAIAFAQGRLGVARAAAAVEAVLAEIARRSVAELGVRRLLVAGGETSGAVTRALGVRSLRLTRRVDPGVAWATGRASAVAGEPVVGVLLKSGNFGGVDLFTRAWEVAP; from the coding sequence ATGACGGATCGCTGGGGCGTCATCGCCGACGACGTGACGGGGGCGTGCGACGTCGCCGCCGAGCTGCGGGAGCTCGGGCTCGACGTGGCCGTCGTGCTCGGGGTGCCGCAGCCCGCCGACATCCCGCGCGGCGTCGACGCGGTCGTCGTGGGCCTCGGCGCGCGAACCGCACCCCGCGAGCGCGCGGTGGCCGAGAGCCTCGCGGCGGCGGCGGCCCTGCGCGAGGCGGGGGCCGGCCGCTGGTACCAGAAGTACTGCTCGACGTTCGACTCGACCGACGAGGGCATGATCGGCCCCGTCGCGGAGGCGCTCGTCGACGCGGGCGGGCACCGCGCAAGCGTCGGCACACCCGCCACTCCGCACGCCGACCGCACGGTCTATCGCGGCCACCTCTTCGTGGGCGATCGGCTGCTGAGCGAGAGCCCGCTCGCCCACCACCCGCTCACCCCCATGACCGACCCCGATCTCGTGCGGGTGCTCTCGCGCCAGACCACGCGGCCCGTCGCGCTCCTCGATCGCCGTGCGCTCGGCGAGGGGGCGGATGCCGTGGCCGGGCGCCTCGCGCACGCCTCCGGCCACGTGATCGCCGACGCCCTCGACGACGCCGACCTCGACGTGCTCGCCGACGCCATCGAGACCGCGGGCGATCGCGTGCTCCCGGGCGGCGGGGCGGGGCTCATCACGGCGCTCGCGCGCCGCATCCGTCCCTCGGGCGACGGGGCGGTCGAGCGCGAGCATCCGGAGGCCGGCGGCGACCTCGTGATCGCCGGGAGCGCGAGCGCGCGCACGCGCGAGCAGCTCGCCGCGGCGGGCGGACCGACGGTCGAGATCGGCGCGCTCGACGCGGATGCGCGGCCCGACGACGTCGTCGCGACGGCCCTCGACGGCATCCGCGCAGACCTCGCAGCCGGCCGCGTGCCGGTCGTGAGCGCCGGCCACGACGAGGTCGCGATCGCGTTCGCGCAGGGGCGGCTCGGGGTCGCCCGCGCGGCGGCCGCGGTCGAGGCTGTGCTCGCCGAGATCGCTCGTCGCTCGGTCGCGGAGCTCGGCGTGCGGCGCCTGCTCGTGGCGGGCGGCGAGACGAGCGGCGCGGTGACGCGCGCGCTCGGCGTGCGCTCGCTGCGGCTCACGCGCCGCGTCGACCCGGGCGTCGCGTGGGCGACCGGTCGGGCGTCGGCCGTCGCGGGGGAGCCCGTCGTCGGCGTGCTGCTCAAGTCGGGAAACTTCGGGGGCGTCGACCTCTTCACGCGGGCGTGGGAGGTGGCGCCGTGA
- a CDS encoding class II aldolase/adducin family protein — MSRSDALALVAAARHLAVRGLSPGSSGNLSIRLGDRVLVTPTGSSLSRVQADDIAELSLAGEHLAGPRPTKEWAMHVAAYASDASLGAVVHLHSPASTAVSCLPPVGAGLADLPAYTPYRVMSLGEVPLVPYAAPGDASLGAEVGARVAAGRPVMLLANHGSVVAAATLDRAVDLSEELEASAALALTLAGRGARTLAPEQQSRLRPPAG; from the coding sequence GTGAGCCGCTCGGACGCCCTCGCGCTCGTCGCCGCCGCGCGGCACCTGGCCGTGCGCGGACTGTCGCCCGGCTCCTCGGGCAACCTCAGCATCCGTCTCGGCGACCGCGTGCTCGTGACCCCGACGGGCTCGTCGCTCTCGCGCGTGCAGGCCGACGACATCGCCGAGCTGTCGCTCGCGGGCGAGCACCTCGCGGGGCCCCGGCCGACGAAGGAGTGGGCGATGCACGTCGCGGCGTACGCGTCGGATGCATCGCTCGGCGCCGTCGTGCACCTGCACTCACCTGCGTCGACGGCGGTCTCGTGCCTGCCCCCCGTGGGCGCCGGGCTCGCCGATCTGCCCGCCTACACGCCCTACCGCGTCATGAGCCTCGGCGAGGTGCCGCTCGTGCCGTACGCGGCGCCGGGGGATGCGTCGCTCGGTGCCGAGGTCGGGGCGCGGGTCGCCGCGGGTCGCCCCGTGATGCTGCTCGCGAACCACGGCAGCGTCGTCGCCGCGGCGACCCTCGACCGCGCCGTCGACCTGTCGGAGGAGCTCGAGGCGAGCGCCGCCCTGGCCCTGACCCTCGCGGGCCGCGGCGCCCGCACCCTCGCCCCCGAACAGCAGTCCCGCCTGCGCCCACCCGCTGGTTGA
- a CDS encoding FAD-dependent oxidoreductase gives MTAAEVVVVGATAAGVCAAVAAAEHGAQVVLLAEGRHLGGMVSGGLGYTDVGDVRVLGGHAARFRRDVAAHYGVPVGRYAGPEPHVAEGIMRRWLEEAGVEVVLDAPVDGVERDGTRVTAVRTASGERVGAGVVVDASYEGDVLALAGVTTRVGREDRALHGERFAGRREIAPGRHSMPWGVSPFRDDASGEREGALIAQLAPGPMAEVGAGDGNVMSYGYRLCLTSGPDRIPFTEPDGYDPAYWELGRRYLAAGGADEPAGRWLGLEPNLPGGKCDANSLGPVSLSVLDGSARGWAEGSREQRADIAAHHARHALSFLWFLSSDPAVPRGIRDELARWGFAPDEFADTGHLPHQLYVREARRMVGEFVLTEHELRAGEVPGDTIALGSYHLDIREVQRSFITAWEHPDPRSHVVNEGYLSVRVPAYGIPYRALLPRAEEATNVLAAVCVSASHVAFSSVRMEPQYQMLGQAAGTAAALAVRGAGEVHAVDVGVLREALAGDGAVLRVV, from the coding sequence ATGACGGCGGCCGAGGTCGTCGTCGTCGGTGCGACGGCCGCAGGCGTGTGCGCGGCGGTCGCCGCCGCCGAGCACGGGGCGCAGGTCGTGCTGCTCGCCGAGGGGCGGCACCTCGGCGGCATGGTGTCGGGCGGGCTCGGCTACACCGACGTCGGCGACGTGCGCGTGCTCGGCGGGCACGCCGCGCGCTTCCGCCGCGACGTCGCGGCGCACTACGGCGTGCCCGTCGGCCGCTACGCGGGCCCCGAGCCGCACGTCGCCGAGGGCATCATGCGGCGGTGGCTCGAGGAGGCGGGTGTCGAGGTCGTGCTCGACGCGCCCGTCGACGGGGTCGAGCGCGACGGGACGCGCGTGACGGCGGTGCGCACGGCATCCGGCGAGCGCGTGGGCGCGGGCGTCGTGGTCGACGCGAGCTACGAGGGCGACGTGCTCGCGCTCGCGGGCGTCACGACGCGCGTGGGCCGCGAGGACCGCGCCCTGCACGGCGAGCGCTTCGCGGGGCGGCGCGAGATCGCACCGGGACGGCACTCGATGCCGTGGGGCGTCTCGCCGTTCCGGGACGACGCGAGCGGCGAGCGCGAGGGCGCGCTCATCGCGCAGCTCGCGCCCGGGCCGATGGCCGAGGTCGGGGCCGGCGACGGCAACGTCATGTCGTACGGCTACCGGCTGTGCCTCACGAGCGGCCCCGACCGCATCCCCTTCACCGAGCCCGACGGCTACGACCCCGCGTACTGGGAGCTCGGGCGGCGCTACCTCGCGGCCGGGGGCGCCGACGAGCCCGCGGGGCGCTGGCTCGGCCTCGAGCCCAACCTGCCCGGCGGCAAGTGCGACGCCAACTCGCTCGGGCCCGTCTCGCTGAGCGTGCTCGACGGCTCGGCGCGCGGATGGGCGGAGGGTTCGCGCGAACAGCGTGCGGACATCGCGGCGCACCACGCGCGGCACGCGCTCTCGTTCCTGTGGTTCCTCTCGAGCGACCCCGCCGTGCCGCGCGGCATCCGAGACGAGCTCGCGCGGTGGGGCTTCGCGCCCGACGAGTTCGCCGACACGGGCCATCTGCCGCACCAGCTCTACGTGCGGGAGGCGCGGCGCATGGTGGGCGAGTTCGTGCTGACGGAGCACGAGCTGCGTGCGGGAGAGGTGCCGGGCGACACGATCGCCCTCGGCTCGTACCACCTCGACATCCGCGAGGTGCAGCGCTCGTTCATCACCGCCTGGGAGCACCCCGACCCGCGATCGCACGTCGTCAACGAGGGGTACCTCTCGGTGCGCGTGCCGGCCTACGGCATCCCCTACCGCGCGCTCCTGCCGCGTGCCGAGGAGGCCACGAACGTGCTCGCCGCGGTGTGCGTGTCGGCGTCGCACGTGGCGTTCTCGTCGGTGCGCATGGAGCCGCAGTACCAGATGCTCGGGCAGGCCGCGGGGACGGCGGCCGCGCTCGCGGTGCGCGGCGCGGGTGAGGTGCACGCGGTCGACGTGGGGGTGTTGCGGGAGGCGCTTGCGGGGGACGGGGCGGTGCTGCGGGTGGTGTGA
- a CDS encoding GH1 family beta-glucosidase produces the protein MTAPFPPDFLWGAATSAYQIEGSLDADGRGPSVWDEFCRRPGAIEGGGDAAIAVDSYRRWRDDVELLAELGMRAYRFSIGWSRVVPDGRGRIEQRALDHYERIVDALLERGIAPVVTLNHWDMPEALMDRRGWVDRSSVDAFVHYAESVARRLGDRVPWWITQNEPWIIQLLGYQLGIHAPGIADLGAAVAAGHHVLLAHGAAYDAMKPLVTGRIGAAPNLLPCVPASDSPADRDAAWGSDGYVNRWFLDPLLGEGYPDDMRAHWERAIGGPLEVIRDGDEAAIRGRSDFLGVNYYTRRVMQAAEVGPERPFPWQVVRAPEESRLSDEGTEIVPDALRELLLRLHREYPGVPIMITENGLVSNETPQHDGLVHDVRRIRYLRQHIAAMADAVAAGVPLVGYTHWSLFDNFEWSLGYRPRFGLVYVDYPTGTRIVKDSARHYAALVAADGDLSAVPEHAAAESAVDSLGAFG, from the coding sequence ATGACCGCACCCTTCCCGCCCGACTTCCTGTGGGGCGCCGCCACGAGCGCGTACCAGATCGAGGGGTCGCTCGACGCCGACGGCCGCGGCCCCTCCGTGTGGGACGAGTTCTGCCGCCGACCCGGCGCGATCGAGGGCGGCGGCGACGCCGCGATCGCCGTCGACTCGTACCGCCGCTGGCGCGACGACGTCGAGCTGCTCGCCGAGCTCGGGATGCGCGCCTACCGGTTCTCGATCGGCTGGTCGCGCGTCGTGCCCGACGGCCGCGGCCGCATCGAGCAGCGCGCGCTCGACCACTACGAGCGCATCGTCGACGCGCTGCTCGAGCGCGGCATCGCGCCCGTCGTGACCCTCAACCACTGGGACATGCCCGAGGCGCTCATGGATCGCCGCGGCTGGGTCGACCGCTCGAGCGTCGACGCCTTCGTGCACTACGCGGAGTCCGTGGCCCGGCGCCTCGGCGACCGCGTGCCGTGGTGGATCACGCAGAACGAGCCGTGGATCATCCAGCTGCTCGGCTACCAGCTCGGCATCCACGCGCCCGGCATCGCCGACCTCGGCGCCGCCGTCGCCGCGGGCCACCACGTGCTGCTCGCGCACGGCGCCGCGTACGACGCGATGAAGCCGCTCGTGACGGGCCGCATCGGGGCCGCGCCGAACCTGCTGCCGTGCGTGCCGGCATCCGACTCCCCCGCCGACCGCGATGCGGCATGGGGCAGCGACGGCTACGTCAACCGCTGGTTCCTCGATCCGCTGCTCGGCGAGGGCTACCCCGACGACATGCGCGCGCACTGGGAGCGCGCGATCGGAGGGCCGCTCGAGGTCATCCGCGACGGCGACGAGGCCGCCATCCGCGGGCGCAGCGACTTCCTCGGCGTGAACTACTACACGCGCCGCGTCATGCAGGCCGCCGAGGTCGGCCCCGAGCGGCCCTTCCCGTGGCAGGTCGTGCGCGCGCCCGAGGAGTCGCGCCTCTCCGACGAGGGCACCGAGATCGTGCCCGACGCGCTGCGCGAGCTGCTGCTGCGCCTGCACCGCGAGTACCCCGGGGTGCCGATCATGATCACCGAGAACGGGCTCGTGTCGAACGAGACGCCGCAGCACGACGGGCTCGTGCACGACGTGCGCCGCATCCGCTACCTGCGCCAGCACATCGCGGCGATGGCGGATGCCGTGGCGGCCGGGGTGCCGCTCGTCGGCTACACGCATTGGTCGCTCTTCGACAACTTCGAGTGGTCGCTCGGCTACCGGCCACGCTTCGGGCTCGTCTACGTCGACTACCCGACGGGCACGCGCATCGTGAAGGACAGCGCGCGGCACTACGCGGCGCTCGTCGCGGCCGACGGAGACCTCTCGGCCGTGCCCGAACACGCGGCCGCCGAGAGCGCCGTCGACTCGCTCGGGGCCTTCGGATGA
- a CDS encoding carbohydrate ABC transporter permease, with protein sequence MANTTTVETAAGPRVFKTSKYNRRETTAAYLFISPWIIGFLVFTLGAMIYSLVISFSHYQLATNTARPAGLSNYEALIEDPKVMMSLGNTLYYAVLAVPLEIVFALFLAMLLNRVGRGAGLFRTLYYLPKMTPAVATASVFFLLLNGNQGAINKGLAAIGIQGPQWLLDPNWVKPSIVIMTLWGVSGTMVILLAALKNVPKDLYEVAQIDGAGPVRRFFSITLPMISGALFFNVIVLTIAALQTFDQAYLLFYRDQVQGASDASLFYAIYLFQQAFRQFNFGFAAAMAWLLFVIIMIISLIQVKVGNRFVYYESER encoded by the coding sequence ATGGCCAACACGACGACCGTCGAGACGGCGGCCGGGCCGCGCGTCTTCAAGACGAGCAAGTACAACAGGCGCGAGACGACCGCCGCGTACCTCTTCATCTCGCCGTGGATCATCGGCTTCCTCGTGTTCACGCTCGGGGCGATGATCTACAGCCTCGTGATCTCGTTCAGCCACTACCAGCTCGCCACCAACACGGCGCGGCCGGCGGGGCTGTCGAACTACGAAGCGCTCATCGAGGACCCGAAGGTCATGATGTCGCTCGGCAACACGCTCTACTACGCCGTGCTCGCCGTGCCGCTCGAGATCGTCTTCGCGCTCTTCCTCGCGATGCTGCTCAACCGCGTGGGCCGGGGCGCGGGCCTCTTCCGCACCCTGTACTACCTGCCGAAGATGACGCCCGCGGTGGCCACCGCATCCGTGTTCTTCCTGCTGCTCAACGGCAACCAGGGCGCGATCAACAAGGGCCTCGCCGCGATCGGCATCCAGGGCCCGCAGTGGCTGCTCGACCCCAACTGGGTGAAGCCGTCGATCGTGATCATGACCCTGTGGGGCGTGAGCGGCACGATGGTGATCCTGCTCGCGGCGCTCAAGAACGTGCCGAAGGACCTCTACGAGGTCGCGCAGATCGACGGAGCCGGGCCCGTGCGGCGCTTCTTCTCGATCACGCTCCCGATGATCTCCGGCGCCCTGTTCTTCAACGTGATCGTGCTCACGATCGCGGCGCTGCAGACCTTCGACCAGGCGTATCTGCTGTTCTACCGCGACCAGGTGCAGGGGGCGTCGGATGCGTCGCTCTTCTACGCGATCTACCTGTTCCAGCAGGCGTTCCGCCAGTTCAACTTCGGGTTCGCCGCCGCCATGGCCTGGCTGCTGTTCGTGATCATCATGATCATCTCGCTCATCCAGGTGAAGGTCGGCAACCGTTTCGTCTACTACGAGAGCGAGCGCTGA
- a CDS encoding carbohydrate ABC transporter permease: MSVDTSAVAPAISSAGKDRPQITKPPRRVGSIIGQVVRWVLLVGFALLFLYPFAWLLAASFKPRGQVFDNSLIPKTFQPENYANVWAELPLLNWVGNSLLIAILAAAFVTVSSSLVAWGFAYFKFPGRNILFGLVLATMMLPGAVTLVPQYLIWNNLGFVGTNVPLWGMNLFGSAFYIFLQRQFFLGLPREIFEAARVDGVSYWGMFWRMAFPLSIPSFIIVFLFEFQASWNNLQAALIYLNAGGQDGYTVPLGIASAMTRYSPTNGGHGDYQYVMVAALLVTLPMLILFAFGQRYFIEGVATQGRKG, translated from the coding sequence ATGTCCGTCGACACCTCCGCCGTCGCCCCCGCCATCTCGAGCGCGGGCAAGGACCGTCCCCAGATCACGAAGCCGCCGCGGCGCGTCGGCTCGATCATCGGGCAGGTGGTGCGCTGGGTGCTGCTCGTCGGCTTCGCCCTGCTGTTCCTCTACCCCTTCGCATGGCTGCTCGCGGCGAGCTTCAAGCCGCGCGGTCAGGTCTTCGACAACTCGCTCATCCCGAAGACCTTCCAGCCCGAGAACTACGCGAACGTGTGGGCCGAGCTGCCGCTGCTCAACTGGGTGGGCAACAGCCTCCTCATCGCGATCCTCGCCGCGGCGTTCGTCACGGTGTCGAGTTCGCTCGTGGCGTGGGGGTTCGCCTACTTCAAGTTCCCCGGGCGCAACATCCTCTTCGGGCTCGTGCTCGCGACGATGATGCTGCCCGGTGCCGTGACCCTCGTGCCGCAGTACCTCATCTGGAACAACCTGGGGTTCGTCGGCACGAACGTGCCGCTGTGGGGCATGAACCTCTTCGGCTCGGCCTTCTACATCTTCCTGCAGCGCCAGTTCTTCCTCGGCCTGCCGCGGGAGATCTTCGAGGCGGCGCGCGTCGACGGCGTGAGCTACTGGGGCATGTTCTGGCGGATGGCATTCCCGCTGTCGATCCCGTCGTTCATCATCGTGTTCCTGTTCGAGTTCCAGGCGAGCTGGAACAACCTGCAGGCGGCGCTCATCTACCTGAACGCCGGCGGCCAGGACGGCTACACCGTGCCGCTCGGCATCGCGTCCGCCATGACGCGCTACAGCCCGACGAACGGCGGACACGGCGACTACCAGTACGTGATGGTGGCCGCGCTGCTCGTCACGCTGCCGATGCTCATCCTGTTCGCCTTCGGCCAGCGCTACTTCATCGAGGGGGTGGCCACGCAGGGTCGCAAGGGCTGA
- a CDS encoding ABC transporter substrate-binding protein: MKKTKQMLLAATAGAALFTLTACGGGGGGGGAAADFSKDYSGTLSVWGFENADEVGTSRIDVADKTVGENDVTVELEGAAFDAQKFTTRAASGNIPDVVQMDRKFVTTYAAQGLVMPLDKCFALYDLDPQEYWYPQVVDDVTYDGSVYAVPQFYQPPAILLNTRVMDEAGVTVEDMDTSNPEAFLEAVKKMTVMDGQNPVRMGFDPQGPQKAGLWMLSFGGGTIDGDGKPTLDDENNVKAIEFLKEIYDAQGGYANAKSFVDSFDVFGDNNSYVADQVGAAVFDQWYVNVLTSYAEQVEIGATPVMTQDGQPFTVASGSSFVIPTSAKNPSAACAWLLSLTSAEAWQAAGEARNETTINDPGRHGINAGLFTGSPESDQAIREAYVKPSDFPGFDQTIAAYYDVAASGQSFGSSPAGQQIESELQNAVTSALLGEKSAADALKDAQAAAQRAYDQVAG; this comes from the coding sequence ATGAAGAAAACCAAGCAGATGCTGCTGGCCGCCACGGCCGGTGCGGCGCTGTTCACGCTCACCGCGTGCGGAGGCGGCGGAGGCGGCGGGGGCGCCGCGGCCGACTTCAGCAAGGACTACTCCGGCACCCTCAGCGTCTGGGGCTTCGAGAACGCGGATGAAGTGGGCACGTCGCGCATCGACGTCGCCGACAAGACCGTGGGCGAGAACGACGTCACGGTCGAGCTCGAAGGCGCCGCGTTCGACGCCCAGAAGTTCACGACCCGCGCCGCGAGCGGCAACATCCCCGACGTCGTGCAGATGGACCGCAAGTTCGTCACGACCTACGCGGCCCAGGGCCTCGTCATGCCGCTCGACAAGTGCTTCGCGCTCTACGACCTCGACCCGCAGGAGTACTGGTACCCGCAGGTCGTCGACGACGTCACCTACGACGGCAGCGTCTACGCGGTTCCGCAGTTCTACCAGCCGCCGGCCATCCTGCTGAACACCCGCGTCATGGACGAGGCGGGCGTCACCGTCGAGGACATGGACACCTCGAACCCCGAGGCCTTCCTCGAGGCCGTCAAGAAGATGACCGTCATGGACGGCCAGAACCCCGTGCGCATGGGCTTCGACCCGCAGGGACCGCAGAAGGCGGGCCTGTGGATGCTGAGCTTCGGCGGCGGCACGATCGACGGCGACGGCAAGCCGACGCTCGACGACGAGAACAACGTCAAGGCGATCGAGTTCCTCAAGGAGATCTACGACGCGCAGGGCGGCTACGCCAACGCGAAGAGCTTCGTTGATTCGTTCGACGTGTTCGGCGACAACAACTCCTACGTCGCCGACCAGGTCGGTGCCGCGGTGTTCGACCAGTGGTACGTGAACGTGCTCACCTCCTACGCGGAGCAGGTCGAGATCGGCGCCACCCCCGTCATGACGCAGGACGGCCAGCCCTTCACGGTCGCGAGCGGCTCGTCGTTCGTCATCCCGACGTCGGCGAAGAACCCCTCGGCCGCGTGCGCCTGGCTCCTCTCGCTCACCTCGGCTGAGGCCTGGCAGGCGGCCGGCGAGGCCCGCAACGAGACGACCATCAACGACCCGGGCCGCCACGGCATCAACGCGGGCCTCTTCACCGGCTCGCCCGAGTCCGACCAGGCGATCCGCGAGGCCTACGTCAAGCCGAGCGACTTCCCCGGCTTCGACCAGACGATCGCCGCGTACTACGACGTCGCGGCGAGCGGCCAGTCGTTCGGTTCGTCGCCCGCCGGTCAGCAGATCGAGAGCGAGCTGCAGAACGCGGTGACCTCGGCCCTGCTCGGCGAGAAGTCGGCGGCCGACGCACTCAAGGACGCCCAGGCGGCGGCCCAGCGCGCGTACGACCAGGTCGCCGGCTGA
- a CDS encoding phosphotransferase — translation MSERMPHAALEAAVASAVGAGHGAHVAVDEVHRDGIDYDAFLAHRAVHRIRGTARVDGEPVPWSLVEKVTEGPAFASPYLYDNAEREHAAYTSGLLAELAPRVRAPALRGAECDAEGRITLWLEDVPAPARPLGADALLAAARDLGGLAAEWVGRVPHEEWLFTGWIDRHGQPGAVGAGLAVLRSRHPSAVARLGSHLDAAVPLLLAQHRVRGILESLPQTLCHHDAVGANVFQTEHGTVLIDWESVGPGSVGADLASLLLASVRRGDASIATVRAVLGDALDAYAEACAGVVPPELVRRGFDAAVCLRWKLIVDTAATLASGDPARRGSAPAEEPERSMDELVGLVDVLIGAAERTLG, via the coding sequence ATGAGCGAGCGGATGCCGCACGCGGCCCTCGAGGCGGCGGTCGCCTCCGCCGTCGGCGCGGGCCACGGAGCGCACGTCGCGGTCGACGAGGTGCACCGCGACGGCATCGACTACGACGCGTTCCTCGCGCACCGGGCCGTGCATCGCATCCGGGGCACCGCGCGCGTCGACGGCGAGCCGGTGCCGTGGTCGCTCGTCGAGAAGGTGACGGAGGGCCCCGCGTTCGCATCGCCGTACCTCTACGACAACGCCGAGCGCGAGCACGCGGCCTACACCTCGGGCCTGCTCGCCGAGCTCGCGCCGCGCGTGCGCGCGCCGGCGCTGCGCGGTGCCGAATGCGATGCCGAGGGCCGCATCACGCTGTGGCTCGAGGACGTGCCCGCGCCCGCGCGCCCGCTCGGGGCGGACGCGCTTCTGGCCGCAGCGCGCGACCTCGGCGGGCTCGCCGCCGAGTGGGTGGGCCGCGTGCCGCACGAGGAGTGGCTCTTCACGGGATGGATCGACCGACACGGCCAGCCGGGGGCCGTCGGCGCGGGTCTCGCGGTGCTGCGCAGTCGGCATCCGTCGGCGGTCGCACGGCTCGGCTCCCACCTCGACGCCGCCGTGCCGCTGCTGCTCGCGCAGCACCGGGTGCGCGGCATCCTCGAGTCGCTGCCGCAGACGCTGTGCCACCACGACGCCGTCGGCGCGAACGTGTTCCAGACCGAGCACGGCACCGTTCTCATCGACTGGGAGTCGGTGGGGCCCGGCTCGGTGGGGGCCGACCTCGCGTCGCTGCTGTTAGCATCCGTGCGCCGCGGGGATGCGTCGATCGCGACCGTGCGCGCCGTGCTCGGCGACGCGCTCGACGCCTACGCCGAGGCGTGCGCGGGCGTCGTGCCGCCCGAGCTCGTTCGCCGCGGCTTCGACGCGGCCGTCTGCCTGCGCTGGAAGCTCATCGTCGACACGGCGGCCACCCTCGCGAGCGGCGATCCCGCACGACGCGGAAGCGCGCCCGCGGAGGAGCCCGAGCGCTCCATGGACGAGCTCGTCGGCCTCGTCGACGTGCTCATCGGCGCCGCCGAGCGAACCCTCGGCTGA